A stretch of DNA from Zonotrichia leucophrys gambelii isolate GWCS_2022_RI chromosome 28, RI_Zleu_2.0, whole genome shotgun sequence:
caatgctgctgcatttttgaggaattcttcctttttaaaagccTGGGATATGCAAATGCTGCCCTGTGACCCTGGAGCTGAGGAAAAGCCATATTTAGCCTGTGTGCATGTGAGTCAAACCCGTTATTCATGCACAGGATTATTCAAGGGCTCTGATGTTTGAATCACTGTGGGTCAGAAAAGTTTCTCTTCCTAGGTGAGCCTCCCTTAAATCTTTCATCAGCAGCATTTATTCTTTCTAAATTATTCAGCTGCTTGGGCGTTTTGGGTTCCACAgaagagctcagagctgggaatcCTCCCCCAGGGAATGGACAGTTTGTGCAGgcagctgtcactgcaggagctgcaacATTCAACTCgtgaaaaagctttttgttgAGCCAAATGTTCAAGCACAgtaacaaaaaaacaacaaaaaaaaaaaaaaagttccaagTTAAAACACTTTGCGTTACTGCAGTGACTCCCGAGTTTTATGGGAATAATTTTTATGTGAATAATTAAGGCTTAAAGATTGAGGAAGTGGCCTCAGATGCATCATCCTGAAAAGCACAATGTTATTGCACTTCAGATGTAGGGCAGGCAGAAAAACCCACAGCAgtgcaaagacaaaaaaaaccccaagctgaactattttctaaaaaaagccacaaatcTTGGAGCTAATTGAAATATGCATTAAATGCTCCCCAAGCTGCTTCTCCTACATTAAATGGGTTTGTTCCTGACAAGATCCTGAGTTAAAACCACCCAGGGCTCACTAAAACTGGCTGGGTGTGACAGCAACATCCTAAAGCGGAATGCGAGCTTTACTTTAGGGCAAGTTCTTCAGCCTGGATCGCAGCTAACAGGCCTGGAAATCAAAGAGCTCCTAATTACCCATGACAAACTTATTTGCAAACAGCTTGGCAGACGCACCGATACCGATCCACCTCTAGGAGCACCGTGGGAGGATGTGATGACATCTTTGAAAGGGTAATTGCATCTGCCAGGAGCTTGAGATCATCTCCAGCCCTCTGCTCCACTGCCACCCTTTTCCAGAAGGTGAAATCAAAGAATGCTCAGCTCGTTTGCATCCAAAGCGCTTCTCGCTTTTCACAAACGCGAATTGCAAATAAAGCTGGGcgaaaaaattaccaaaatgcTTACAGagtaacagaaaacaaagctaaaagGAGAGTGGGAATTCATCTTCCAGCAGGATCACACATACCTGTATCAGACCGATGGCCTGAATTGTCATGAGTCAGGACCAGCAGTCTGATACTTTTAGTCTAGAAACATGTAACAAAGGATGTTCCGAGCTTGCAAAAGTTTTTACTTCCCAGAGATTGCAAAACCGAGCTTGCCAAAAAGACAGAGCACTATCGACATGCACACAGCAAGAGGCACGATTCAAGTGGGCAATGACATTCATCAGGATAAAGCACgatctcagcacagcagcagcaccagctgtcAAGAGCTGCTCGAAAATAACACAAAGAAACCAAAGAACCCTGAGAGCTTTAACGAATTTTTTGTAAGATCGTGAGATATGTGTCTGAAAGATCACAGGCTCTTCATACCGAGAGTCAGAGACTGAAAAAATCACAAGCAAGGGACGGAAGAAAACCAGGAGCTGGAAGCAACACCGTGCCCTGCTCAGCGGGCAGGCTCTGCCCGAGAAACGGGAGGCACAGCCGGGGTCAGACActtcccttccccagggcacggctgaCACAAAGTTTATCAGCATCTGCCCGTGTCCGGTACAGCCCCGGAGCCGGGCACAGCCCCcggagcccagcacagccctggagctgggcacagcccacggagcccagcacagccctggagctgggcacagcccccggagcccagcacagccctggagccgggcacagcccccggagccgggcacagccccctgaaccgggcacagccccacggagcccagcacagccctggagctgggcacagcccccggAGCCCGGCACAGCACACCCAAGCCGGGCACAGCCCCCTGAACCGGGTACAGACCCCGGAGCCCGACACAGCCTCACGGAGCCCGGGCACAGCCCCTCAGCCGGGCACAGCCCccggagccagcacagccctggagccgggcacagcccccggagcccagcacagcacacccaagccgggcacagcccccggagcccgggcacagccccacGGAGCCCGGGCACAGCACATCCAAGCCGGGCACAGCCCCCGGAGCACCGGCACAGCCCCTCAGCCGGCACAGCACACCCAAaccaggcacagcccccagagcccggCACAGCCCCCATGAACCGGGTATAGACCACCGGAGCCCGGCACAGCACCCGGAGCCCGGCACAGCACCCGGAGCCCGGGcgcagcacccagagcccgggcgcagcacccagagcccgggcgcagcacccagagcccggGCGCAGCCTCCCGAACCGGGCACAGACCCCGGCCCCAAGCACACCCGAGCTCCTCAGGGAGTCCCGGGGAACCGTTCCGGCCCCGAGCTCCTCAGGGCGGCTGCCCCAGGTTGGAAGTGCCCCCTGGGCTGGAAGTGACCCCCAGACAGCCCCTCCGAGCCGACCCTCCCGCGCTCCCCCACATCGGCACCGACCCTCAGAGATCCCCTCAGAGCCGACCCCCACACGCCCCCTCAGAGCTGCCCCGGCCGCCCAGAGCGCTCGGTGCGAGATCGGTCGCTGCAAGGCACGGCTACCACAGCGCTGGGTAGCCCGTAGCGAAGGAGCGGGAGGTTTGCGGAGCAGGGAAAGAGGAGCGCGGGGCCCGTTACCTGCGCCGGTGTCGAAGCGcggccgcccggcccggccccgccgccgccacaGGCCCCGCGCGCGCCACTTCCgggtggggggggggccggggcgcgCCCATTCAGCGCCGCTCTCGCCCCGCGCATGCGCAACCCCCGGCTGGGCCGTGGTGGGGGCGCGGAGCAGCAGCACGGCCTGAAGGCAGTGGGAGGGGAGATGATGCGGGGCACCCAGGTTCGAGTCCTGAGCTCGCTTCTCGCTGCCGCCTGGTTTGGGcggtggcagctgcagccaggtgcTGTCTGTCTATCTGTGTCTGTTTGAGGCAGTGGGGGTGGATTTCTGTCAAAACTGAAGAACCCTAGAGTGCTGCTGGGCGGAGAGCGTCCCCGCCTGCCGCTGCGGTTGTTGTGGGCTGGCTGGTGCTCGGTGTGTCAGAGCACTGGGGCACAGTGgttcacaggatcacagaattgtttaggttggaaaggaccttcgGAGATCACCCAGTCCTGTCTCCACCTGAAGCAGATGATACAGGAACGCCTCTCTCCGGAAAGGGAAACTCTACatcctccctgagcagctgttCCAGTCCTCGGCCTTCCTCATGTTGAGGGGTTTGTCTTGTGTTTTAGCTTGTGCCCATTGCTCCTCCTCCTGTCACTGGGTATCACTGAGCAGTGGCACCATCCTCTGTACACCTCTTAGAGcggtatatttatatatttatgtaggACTGATGAGATCCTCTCAGCCCTCTCTTCTCTGGGCTAAGCAGCTCCCACAGTCTCTCCTCATCACACAGATGCTCCAGACTCATCATCTCTGTGACTTCCATTGGAttctctccagcagccccttATCTTTCTTGTACTGAGGATCCCAGAACAGACTCCACCAGCTAAAGCTACCTCCCACCAAAAGCCTGAGGCAGGGAGCACTTTCAGGTCCAGCCGTGCTGCAGGAGTAGCCAGACCCTCCTTTATCGCTTTATTTAAAAGCAGCGCAGCCCCCGGGAGGGTTTCATTCCTCCgcgccgccagggggcgctcTGCTACCCCATCACCGCTCCCGCCTCGGCGCGCGCATGCGCGGTGATTCAAAAGCGATGGCGGCTGCGGCCGCTGAGGGGGAGCGATCCTTGCCCGGTTCTTCGCCCGCTCTCCGCTGCCTCGGCGCGACGTCCTCGGAGGGCACCGGCATGGCGGCGGCCGGACAAACGCCTAAAGCTAAGCGGAAAGGTAGCGTGGGGTGAGGGCGGATCCGCACCGGCTGAGGGAGGACCCGACCTGAGGCGGGGACGCCCCGCGGTGGGCCCGGCTGAGCTCTCTTTGCTCTCTTTAGCAGGAAGAGTTGTTCAGTCTCGCTACCTGCAGTACGATAAGAAACAAAGCAAGACGGTGCCGAAACAGCCAAGCTCAGGCGTCGCTCAGCGAAAGGCAGCAAAGGTGTGAGGGGCTGCTTGGACCTGTGgcagtgaggagaaaaaaaaaaaacaaacaaaaacacctcAGCCAACcgaaaaaacaaaataaaacagagggGAAACCACCTCTGCTGGGGTTATGAGGGAGTTGTGGAGTGCTGCTAGGTGGGAGCTTGGGACTGTACTCAGGTGAACTTGCAAAGCAGCAAGGTGACCTGGGATTTAGTTGTTTATTGTCAGCATTTAAGTTGAAGCTAAGATACTGCTGATTATGTTCTGTCTtatctgttttctttattttcaggatGCTTCCTCAGGTTCCTCCTCATCAAGTAGTTCACTGCTGTCTTCTAGAGCTGAAGCAAGAGCGGTTGTCTCTCAGAAACAGAAAGCTTCTGCTAGTAAGTTTTACCAGTGTTTAAAAgctattattttgtatttctagCCTATGAAGCTGTTAACTCTAAGGTAGTGATATTTTGTGTTATTTGCATTACTGGCAGTTATTATTTGTATGCATAGGAAATTAAGAAGCTCGATGTGGGACTAAGACAAATCAGGTCCTGCCTCTGGAATTGAGTGATTTTGTCTTTCCTGCCTTCTGCAGGATGGTTCTTTTCCTCTGCCCTCACCATTactctgctttttttatttgatcTTTCTGTTAAGCCAAATGTGAATGACAGAAAATCTGTCTGCAAACCcatccatttttatttcttttgttattaCCAATGGTTCCTGTCTGGTATTACTGATAGTCCTTGGTTGTCTCCACAGATACCCAGTTATTGAGACAAATTATTCCCTTGTTTTCTGGGAATTGGGACCTCAAAGGGTCTCACTTTATGGGGGATTCTCACTTTTTAGAGAGTGAGCTGTAGCCATAATAATTTTCCATTCTGGCTGCAATTCCAGTTGGTCACTTTCTCAGGAGGTTCAAGAAGAATAAGTTTTTAAGGCTGTTCATTAGAAAACAGGTGCTCATTGGACATTGCTGGGAAGAGTGTTTCTGATGAGCTCAGGAGGAGCCTTTTCTAGGTGGAATTGTGAATTGTGCTGAGCCTTATCCTTCTAGTTCTGCTTCTCCTGGTCTGATCACAGCTTCTCTCTACAGGTGTGAACCTCAGCTCATTGACTCCGGCTGGTCTTGAGAGGGGTGACTTGCAGTCCACTTTATTAGATGAAGGCAAAATGAAGCTACCAGACCTTGATATTTCTGCTATTAATGGTAAATTTCCATTCATACACcatttctgggtttttgttgttttgttttttttaatttttaatgtgtgtGCTGAAACTTGGAGATAAGAAATTGTTGTATTCTTGTATATTCACAAAAGGATTTTAAGTAGAGGTACCAATACTTTTGGAGTTTAAAATAACCTCTTAATTGATATCTTTTGGtgctctgcttttatttaaagtCTAAAAGTAAAGAATAAGGTCAAAGATTAAAGTACTCTTGAGTCTTTGTTCCTATAACAGGTGGGTGTCAGCCCTTCTGACAAGTGGATCACATTTGTTTGTCACTCAAAGCTAAAAGATCCATCTCTGCCCATGAATATatcagagagagaaacagagcacaAATCTTTCTTAGTGGTGCacacaataattttaaaatgatcTCTGCCTTTAAAGAACCTGGTGGTCTCTTGACTCACCCTACAGACCTCTCAGAAGAGCAGCACACTAACTTTGTTGTTGTGATTCAGATAAAAGTGACCCCAAGAAGAGTTCTTATTCAGAACCTATTTCAAAAGAGAAttcaaaggcaaagaaaagaacTGGAAAGACTCGTAAGGTGAGTCTCACTGCTTCCATTGGTAAGGATATTGATTTTGAAATGAAGATTTTCTGTTTATCTTTAATCTGAATTACAGCTGGGCCCTGGGAGGACCCAAAGCCTCCTTGCAGAAGTCAGAGCTGGCAGTGTTTGCTGTGTTCATCAGACACCTGGGCACTGACCAGAGCTTTCCTTCCATTGCTTGTGATAAAAAATCTGTTCCAATTATTGCATCTCCTCAGGTGGATTCCTCTTGCATTCCTGCCcataatatttaattatatcCCATTATCTTTAAGTATTTTGTGGCATTTTTGTTCTGAGAACAGACACTGGCTCAATCTAATAAAAAGGGCCTTATTTGTGGATCTCATTCAGTGTAGCACTGGAGCTTCAAATTCTCTATCAGAATAATGAAAATCTgctgaaaatattattaaagGTGGTGGAACAAAGAGATGTATTTAATTAACATGagtgttaaaaaataaaattttatcattGAGCTGCCTGATTCCAGGCATGAATTGGACTATCAGTAATTAATTTGGTAATTAATTTCACCCCTGataaaacaattatttcaaTACCTAACTTGATgtgaaatattcttttcttttttgcaggCAGCTGCTTCTTTTGATCTGCTGGAAGTGCTGGAATCTGAGGCACTAATTTTAACTTTCCTAAAATTAAGGGTGAGAGCTGCTCAAATATTTGGTGTTTCACATAGAACTTGATATTGGGAAATTGTTCCATTTCTTAAATACTTCCTGACCTATAAAAGTTAGGTTTTTGTGACTGtatatttttatcattttttaaaaccatAAGACTTGCTCTGATTCAATACCAGTTTATTAAGCTAATGCTGGTTCTTAGGCATTAGAGGGAGgcagaaattttgggggaaaatgtgaTTCTGTCTGGAGTTAAAGGTTGTGGCAGTGACTTTGTTCCCTCAGTGCTCTgtgtattttcctttaaaaaggagTGAGGAAAGAGCCTTAAGAGGATctttaattctgattttctgtgCTTACCCTGTGAGGTCTCCTCTTCATTAATTGAAACTCTTTGATCTAATCTGAAGCTTGCATTTCTTTGTTCAGAATATGTTAATTTCTCAGATGTAGCATTGCTTTAATTGtgaatatttttggggtgtaaTAGACAGAAAAAAGGGTTGCCAAGATggaggagaaagcagaaaaatacttGTTAATGTTGTGTGAAGAAAAGCGGAGACAGCAGGAGAAGCTCTTGGAGCTGAAACGTGAAATTCTGCTcgaggagagaaagcagaagctCAATGAAGCATTAGACAAACAGgtaagttttaaaaatgttcctCTGTAGTTACAGAAACTCATTTATGATGTAGTCCTTTATCCAGGGGagatttctctgtttctgtggcCTGCAGGGGTACAATTTTATACAtcttaaaggaaataaatatctCCTTCCTGCTGAGGCCTGCAGCACCTTTGGCACTGTTGGGTTCCCTGGTGGacaggcaggaaggagaagctggagctcctgggcaAGGGCAGAGATTGCAGAgattctggtttttattttatattttatttatttgtatgtgTTAGCCTCAAGTAGTTCTGGCCTAATTGTAAGAAGACAGGTTTCTAATGAATAATTAATGTTTGAATAATGAATGAGTCAGTTTCAAAACTGACtctctttgctttttaataaatactcATTGAGAAAAAATCAAACAAGGCTTTT
This window harbors:
- the HAUS8 gene encoding HAUS augmin-like complex subunit 8 isoform X1; the encoded protein is MRGDSKAMAAAAAEGERSLPGSSPALRCLGATSSEGTGMAAAGQTPKAKRKAGRVVQSRYLQYDKKQSKTVPKQPSSGVAQRKAAKDASSGSSSSSSSLLSSRAEARAVVSQKQKASASVNLSSLTPAGLERGDLQSTLLDEGKMKLPDLDISAINDKSDPKKSSYSEPISKENSKAKKRTGKTRKAAASFDLLEVLESEALILTFLKLRTEKRVAKMEEKAEKYLLMLCEEKRRQQEKLLELKREILLEERKQKLNEALDKQIEVLSPLVAVCEQFKEQYKSFAAGLDATRHKLPIKDIHIEGDKQTYLEELEKQLRITQELLTEVMPEHSVDGGKALGALKELQEVSQQLSTGLQRSFTDVQNLSFEACKEVSLHNQYLCEEKHGVDVVKGWYFNCL
- the HAUS8 gene encoding HAUS augmin-like complex subunit 8 isoform X2, which translates into the protein MRGDSKAMAAAAAEGERSLPGSSPALRCLGATSSEGTGMAAAGQTPKAKRKGRVVQSRYLQYDKKQSKTVPKQPSSGVAQRKAAKDASSGSSSSSSSLLSSRAEARAVVSQKQKASASVNLSSLTPAGLERGDLQSTLLDEGKMKLPDLDISAINDKSDPKKSSYSEPISKENSKAKKRTGKTRKAAASFDLLEVLESEALILTFLKLRTEKRVAKMEEKAEKYLLMLCEEKRRQQEKLLELKREILLEERKQKLNEALDKQIEVLSPLVAVCEQFKEQYKSFAAGLDATRHKLPIKDIHIEGDKQTYLEELEKQLRITQELLTEVMPEHSVDGGKALGALKELQEVSQQLSTGLQRSFTDVQNLSFEACKEVSLHNQYLCEEKHGVDVVKGWYFNCL